The Salegentibacter sp. Hel_I_6 region GATTCGGTTTGGGTGAAAATAAAAACGGTTTACGACAAAATTCCTACATTATCATCTAATCATAGGGATAAACTTTTAAACAAATCTAATTTTCTTCAGGTAGAAGATTCATTAGGTGTATATTTGATTTATATAAATGACGTTTTAGAGCGAGGGCAGGATGCTCCTTATGAGTATGCAGAGCCTACAATAGAAAAGATTTTGCTTAATAAGCGAAAGCTTAATTTAATAAAAGAACTGGAAAAAGATATTACTAAAGATGCAATTAAAAATGAACATTTTGAAATCTATAATTAAAACAATCGGCTTTGTTTTGGCCGTTTTATTTGGGATTACCGGTTATTCACAAGATGTGATTGTTACCGACAGTACTTCCATACAACCAGAAGACGAAATCGCGCAAAATACAGTGGTTGAAGAAAATACTTCAGAACGCAGAAAAGTAGATGGGATTGCGGCTGTTATTGGGGATTATATAATCCTTGACAGCGATGTTGATATGATGTATAAGGATATGCAAAGCCAGGGAATGTCTACTGCCGATGTTACCGATTGCCAACTTGCAGGTTCTCTTATGGAAAACAAACTATATGCTCACCACGCTATTCAGGATAGTATTATTGTGATGGATGCTGAGGTTAATAATTATATAGATCAGCAAATTTCTGAAATGGTTCGCCAGGTAGGTTCTATAGAGAAAGTTCTTGAATTTTATAATAAAGAAAATGAAGCTGAATTTAGAAGTGAATTATTCAACTTAAATAAAGAGCGCCAATTGGCCAGCCGTATGCAACAGCAAATTGTTGAAATGGTAGAAATAACTCCTGAAGAAGTACGGGCTTATTACGAAAGTATTTCTGAAGATGAACTTCCGGTTTTTGGAGAAGAAGTAGAACTTTCTCAAATTATAGTAGAGCCTGAAATTCCTGAAAGTGAAAAGCAGAAAGTGATTGATCGTCTAAACGATTTTAGAGCCGATGTTTTAGATAATGATGCCAGTTTTGCTACAAAAGCTGTGCTATATTCTCAGGATCCAGGAAGTGCAAAAGATGGTGGTAGAATTTCGCTATCAAGGAAAGACAATTTTGTAAAGGAATTTAAAGATGTGGCCTTTGCGCTGCAGGAAGGCGAAGTTAGTGAACCTTTTGAAACTGAATTTGGATACCATATTATACAGGTAGAGCGTATTAGAGGACAAAATGTAGATTTAAGACATATATTGCTTATTCCAGATGTTACCAATGCATCTGTAGAAGAGGCCAAAGCAAAAATTGACAGCATTCGAAAGAGAGTCGATGAAGGCGTTTTAGATTTTGCAGAAGCTGCTCGTGAATTTTCTGATGAAGAAGAGACAAAATCTGATGGAGGTAAACTTATAAATCCAAGAACCGGTGATACTCGTTTTGAACTTTCTAAAATAGATCCTAAGCTTTACGATGATGTTGGTGATTTACAGGAAGGTGAACTTTCGTTGAGAATTCGCGAACAGGATAGAACTGGGCGCCCTTTCTATAAACTTATTATGGTGAATAAAAGAATTACTGAGCATGAGGCAAATTATGCAACAGATTTTACGAAGATAAAAGAACTAGCCTTACGCGATAAGCAATTAGAAGTGATTGAAGAATGGCAAAAAGATAAAATTGGCGATACTTATATTAAAGTGAACGGAAGATTTAAGGACTGTGAGTATAGTAGTAACTGGTTAAAAAAATAGTTCTTTATCAATGTCAGACGTTGCTCTTGTAGAAAAACTGGTAGTTAAACATCAGGATTTAAAAAAGGAAATTGCCAAAGTAATTGTAGGGCAGGATGTGGTTGTAGACCAAATCCTGCTTTCTGTTTTTTCAGGAGGGCATTCATTGCTTGTTGGAGTTCCCGGTTTGGCGAAAACGCTAATGGTAAATACCATTTCGCAAGCCCTGGGTCTCGATTTTAAAAGAATACAATTTACGCCAGATCTTATGCCCAGTGATATTCTTGGTGCCGAAATTCTGGATGAGAATAGAACATTCAAATTTATTAAAGGACCCGTATTTTCAAATATAGTTCTTGCCGATGAAATTAACCGAACGCCACCTAAAACCCAGGCAGCTCTTTTAGAAGCTATGCAGGAGCGATCTGTAACTGTAGCCGGTCATAACTATAAATTGGCAAATCCTTATTTTGTTTTGGCTACTCAAAACCCAATCGAGCAGGAAGGAACCTATCCTTTGCCTGAAGCCCAGTTAGATAGATTTATGTTTTCTATTTTGTTGGAATATCCAAGTTTTCAGGAAGAAGTAGACGTGGTAAAAAACACAACTTCAGATAAGTCACAACAAATAAATGCGCTGTTTTCTGCAGAAGAAATAGTGGAAATTCAGCAGTTAATTAGAAGAATTCCTGTTGCCGATAATGTGGTTGAATACGCGGTTAGATTGGTTGGTAAAACCAGGCCAGATTCTGCTGAAGCGCCAGAATTTGTGAAGAACTATTTAGATTGGGGAGCAGGCCCAAGAGCTTCGCAAAACCTAATCCTTGCAGCCAAATCTCACGCCGCCGTAAACGGAAAATTCTCACCAGATATTGAAGACGTGCAAGCCGTTGCCATTGGCATTTTACGGCATAGAATTATTAAAAATTACAAAGCTGAAGCCGAAGGAATTTCCGAAGAAAAAATAATTCGTGACCTATTTTAATGATACGTACCTTTATTAAATATAGGGTTTTAGTTAGTGTGATTTTCTATATTTTATGGGGAAGCGATTTTATTACAAATGTTTTTGGCTTAAGTGAAGAAATAAGCACTTTTTTAAACTGGACCGCAGTTGCGATTCTATTTGTTTTCTGGTTAATGATTCTGGTAGATATGGTTAAGCAGAAATTGAAAAACAAAGCCTTCTGGATTCTCTCTATGTTTTTTGTTCCATTTTTCGCACCAGTGGTGTATTTATTCAGAAGAAAGAATCTTTTGCACTTGCGAAATAATAAATTCACCAATTCAAAATTGCCTTGATTGCTGCTCCTTATCAAGAATGGGTTTAAATTCAGATTTCTTTCCATCTATACCTTGATTTTTTATCAATTCTGCTTTTTTAATTTACGAAATTCATAATATTTCACCTTATTTTTATGTTTAGTTAATTTTAGACTACCATAAATTGAGAATTGCAAAATTATTTTCACTAAATTTTGATAATCACTTCTTATTTTCAAAATCCACTCGAAATCCTTAAATTTGCTAGACTTTTTTAGAACTAAATACACAATAATATGGCATACGATATTGATATGATCAAAAAGGTGTACAGCCAAATGGCCGAACGTGTTAATACTGCACGTGAGGTGGTTGGAAAACCTTTAACCCTTTCAGAAAAAATCCTTTATTCGCATTTATGGGATGGAGCGGCCAAAGAGGCTTACCAAAGAGGAAAAGACTATGTAGAATTTGCACCAGATAGGATTGCCTGCCAGGATGCAACTGCCCAAATGGCTTTGCTTCAATTTATGCAGGCTGGGAAAAAACAGGTTGCTGTGCCAACTACAGTGCATTGTGATCACCTTATCCAGGCCAAAATGGGAGCCGCAATAGATTTGCAAGCTGCTAATAAATCCAGTAGTGAAGTTTTTGATTTTTTGGAATCTGTTTCTAATAAATACGGAATAGGTTTCTGGAAACCAGGAGCAGGAATTATTCACCAGGTAGTATTAGAGAATTACGCATTCCCTGGAGGAATGATGATTGGTACTGATTCTCACACGGTAAATGCCGGTGGTCTTGGAATGGTTGCCATAGGTGTTGGTGGTGCTGATGCAGTAGATGTAATGGCAGGAATGCCATGGGAACTTAAATTCCCAAAACTTATTGGGGTTAAATTAACCGGAAAACTTTCTGGATGGACTTCCTCTAAAGATGTTATTTTAAAAGTAGCCGGTATTCTTACCGTAAAAGGTGGAACCGGATCAATTATAGAATATTTTGGCGAAGGAGCTCGCTCTATGTCAGCTACCGGAAAAGGAACTATTTGTAATATGGGAGCTGAAGTTGGTGCAACCACTTCAACTTTTGGTTACGATGAGTCGATGTCACGTTACTTAAAAGCTACAGATCGTGCCGATGTTGCAGATGCCGCCAATAAAATTAAGGAACACCTTACCGGAGATGATGAGGTTTACGCAAATCCCGAACAATATTTTGACGAGGTAATTGAGATTAATCTTTCAGAATTAAAACCTCACCTTAATGGACCTTTTACTCCAGATTTGGCGACACCGATTTCAGAAATGGCTGCAAAAGCGAAAGAAAACGACTGGCCAATTAATGTAGATTGGGGATTAATAGGTTCTTGTACCAACTCTTCTTACGAAGATTTAACCAGGGCTGCCTCAATCGCAAAACAGGCGGTTGAAAAAAAGGTAAAGGCAAAATCAGATTTTGGTATTAATCCTGGATCTGAACAAATCAGGTTTACTGCAGAGCGCGACGGCTTGCTAAAGATTTTTGAAGATCTTGATGCTACAATTTTCACTAATGCCTGTGGTCCTTGTATTGGCCAGTGGGATAGAAGTGACAGAAAGGGCGAAGAGAAAAACACCATTGTGCATTCTTTTAACCGTAACTTCTCAAAACGTGCTGATGGAAACCCAAATACCCATGCCTTTGTAGGTTCTCCAGAAATGGTGGCCGCAATTGCAATCTCAGGACGTTTAGATTTTGATCCAACTCGCGATAAGTTGATGAATGAAGATGGTGAAGAAGTAATGTTGGATGAGCCAACAGGAATTGAATTACCTTCAGATGGCTTTGATGTGGAAGAAGATGGTTATGTACCACCAAATGAAGATGGAAGCTCTGTTGAAGTAAAAGTAGCTGAAGATAGCGAAAGACTTCAATTGTTAACTCCGTTTGAGCCATGGGATGGTAAAAACCTAACCGGCGCGAAATTGCTAATTAAAGCCTTCGGAAAATGTACAACTGACCATATTTCTATGGCAGGACCCTGGTTGCGTTACAGAGGACACTTAGATAATATTTCTAACAACTGTCTAATTGGAGCAATCAATGCATTTAATAAAAAGACAAACTTTGTAAAGAACCAACTTACCGGAGAGTATGATGGTGTTCCAGCGGTACAAAGAGAATACAAAAAGGAAGGTGTTCCAACGGTTGTTGTGGGAGATCATAATTATGGTGAAGGTTCTTCTCGAGAGCACGCGGCTATGGAGCCTCGTCACCTTGGAGTGAAAGTGGTATTGGTTAAATCTTTTGCCCGTATTCACGAAACAAACCTTAAAAAACAAGGTATGTTAGGATTGACTTTTGCTAATGAGGCCGATTATGACCTTATCCAGGAAGACGATACCTTTAACTTTATAGATCTTGAAGATTTTGCTCCAGACAAGCAAATTACGGTAGAAATCGTACATGCCGATGGTAGCAAAGACACTATTAAAACAAACCATACTTATAACAAACCTCAAATTGAGTGGTATAAGCACGGTTCAGCACTTAACTTGATTAAGAAGCAAAATGCGGCTTAATTAGTTAAGGATTATATTTTATAAAGAGGGCTGATTAATATTTGATCGTTTCGTCATTCTGAACTCGTTTCAGAATCTAGAATTCTTAGGAATTATACCCTGAAACAAGTTCAGGGTGACGTGGTGAAAAATCAATATTAATCAGCCTATTTTTTATGCTTACAATTTAGATGTTAAGTACCTTTGTTTTCTACGTCTAAATATTCAAATTCAGTAATGAAGCCGGCATAATGCTGGACGTTAGAATTTTCAAATTGTTTATTTATAGAATTTGAAAATTTCTAACTTTTTGATCAAAATTAAACTAGATGAAAAAGCTTTTTAGTAACCAGTGGGCCAATATTATTTTTATTGTTCTTATTCTAGTGATGATTATACCACAAACCAGAAAACCTATTCAGATTGTGGTGAATAAGATTTTCGCCTTTAGTCCTTCGGTAACCGATGAAGAAGATAGAAAAGAACTGGAAACTTATAATTGGACTTTGGAAACAGAATCTGGTAAAAAAGTAGATTTTGCTGAATCTAAAGGAAAAGTAATTATCGTAAATTATTGGGCAACCTGGTGCCCGCCCTGTATTGCCGAAATGCCAAGTTTCCAGGAGCTTTATACCGATTATAAAGATGAGGTTGAATTTTATTTTATATCCGGAGAGGACCATGAAACCACCAATAACTTCCTAAAACGTAAAGGCTATAATTTTAATAGTTATAGAATGTTATCTGAAGATCCTAAACCTTTAGATGGTTATACCTTACCATCAACTTATGTGATTGATAAAAAAGGAACTATTGTAGTGGATAAAAAAGGTGCAGCCGACTGGAACAGTCAAAATTTTAGAAATACCTTAGATCAATTATTAACTGATTAGGTCTATAAGCATTTTCTAAAAAAGGACTTTACAAAATCGAAATTATTGAGAGACAACATAATTTTTATATCCTCTGAAACTGAAGTTTCTTCATCTAGATACTTAAAAATATCCTGCGGGGTGTTTTTGGTGTAGAATTTAGAGAAAATAGCCTCTCCTTTATGGTTGTTTTGCGCGAGAACATCTAAAAAAATAGCATCGTATTTTCTGAATTTTTTATTGATTAAATTCTCACCCGGAAGTTTTCCGCTTTTTATATTTTCAATAATTTTCGCAATCCGTTTTTCGGTATTTTTAAAGGAGTATCCTGTAGAAGGTTTTACCCAACCGCCACCAGTACCAATTTTTGTAATTTTTCTACTATTGGATTTATCAAATGGAAAGTCTGTCATGGGAATTACACCGGCTTCAGTACTTTTTATCTCAAAGTCTTTTGTTTTCAGGATATTTTGAAAATATTTCTGAAGCATCTCATCATAAACTTTATCTTCAGTTAAAAAGGGAGTAAAAAACGTATATTCAACTAAGGCTTTTGTTTCGGTAAAGGGGAGGATATAGGTAAATGCAGTAGCTTCTGGATATTTAATGCGGTAGTCCATCATCGTAAAAGAATCAGGATTAAAGACAGGCTCTTTAGTTTCTACTTCCCAGCCTTTAAAATGTTGAAAAATAGTATTGTGTTTTTTACTTTCCAGGTAAGAGGGATCTACTCGACTATCAAAAAAATGAGTGGCACTATAGGTGTCTTTATCGCCCTTAGCTTTCATCGTTACAGGATCTATTTCTTTAATTTCATCTGTAATAAAGACAATATCCCCAGATTGTTCTATTTCCTTCTGTAAATCCTGATGATATTTTGCTGAATTTATCATCTTGTAATTGTAAGGGGATAAGGATAAATCTATATTATCTTCAGAGGAAATAAATTTGCCCTTTTTCCAGCTTTTGGTCATCAGCTCGTCCCATTTTCCAGAACCTTTTTCCCAAAAACACCAGGTTTTAACAGGCAATGAGAAGTCTGAATCTATAACGGCTATTTTTTTTCCTTTAAAAAAAACATCCCGGCTAAGTTGCCGGGCGAGTTGTAAGCCTGCGAGTCCTCCTCCAATGATTACATAAAAATATTTTGGGACAATCATAAGCTTAGAAACAGCATTAGCTGATTATTTTTTAAAGTATTTGGAAGGTACGAATAACATTCCAAAACATTCTCCATCATCTTTCCCAAGATGTTTGTGATGCATCTTATGTGCTCTTCTTATTCCTTTAGCATACCTATTTTTTGCATTTCTAAAAATCTTAAAACGCTGGTGTATAAAAATATCATGAACCGCAAAATAAGTAATGCCATAAGCTAATATTCCAAGACCAATAGGCAAACCTACCCAAAGATCTTCAAAACGCCATAACATAATAAAAGTTATACTTACTAGTGCGTAAAATATGAAGAAAAGATCATTGCGTTCCCACCAGTGGCTGTGATCTTTATGATGATGATCTTTATGCAATTTCCATAGTACACCATGCATAATGTATTTATGGGTGAACCAGGCCATTCCTTCCATACCTGCAAAAGTGGCCAGGAATATCAAGATCCAAAATAAAATATCCATATTAAATAAGTTTTAATCTATAAGAAATATAAGATTTGGCTAAAAGACCCGCCTTTTGATAATCTGGAACTCTAACTCTACTATTCCTAATTTCCAGGGATGGTACTTTCTTTAATTTATGTAATAATTTTCTATAATAAATATAAGCCGTATAAACACCAAATTTAGCTTCTACTGGTAAATGTGCAATGCCGTTTAAGCCGTGTTTAAAATCTTCTTCAATTTCTTCTATAATTCTTTGTTTACTTTCTTCATCTAATTGTGCAAGATTTGTGCCCGGAAAATAACTACGGCTAAGATCTTCAAAATCGGCTTTCAGGTCTCTTAAAAAATTTACTTTTTGAAAAGCAGAGCCTAAACTCATCGCCGATTGCTTTAGTTCCTCATATTTTTTGTTGTCCCCATTAACAAAGACCTTTAAGCACATAAGGCCTACAACATCTGCACTGCCGTAAATATATTCTTTATATTCTGCTACGCTAAGATAATCAGATTTATGCAAATCTAAACGCATACTTTTCATAAAGGAGTGATAAAGTGACCTGTCTATTTCATACTTATGAACGGTCTCCTGAAAAGCATTTAAAATTGGATTTAAACTAATTTTATTTTCAATTGCTTTATAGAGATCTACTTCAAAATCGTTGAAGAGTTTTTCTTTATCATAATCGTGAAAAGTATCAACGATTTCATCGGCAAAGCGTACAAAACCATAAATATTATAAATATCCTGCCGAATGGTTGGGGCAAGCATCCTGGTTGCAGTAGAAAAGGATGTGCTGTATTGATGCGTAACAGTTTTACTACAAGCCCGTGATACGTTGTCAAAAATGGCTTTCATAATTTAATCTTCTTTTTGAATTAAACCGGCGGCTAACTTTCCTGAGATTAAGGAAGGGGGCACCCCGGGACCGGGAACACTTAGTTGCCCGGTAAAAAATAATTTATGCACTTTTTTACTCTTCAATTT contains the following coding sequences:
- a CDS encoding MoxR family ATPase, which encodes MSDVALVEKLVVKHQDLKKEIAKVIVGQDVVVDQILLSVFSGGHSLLVGVPGLAKTLMVNTISQALGLDFKRIQFTPDLMPSDILGAEILDENRTFKFIKGPVFSNIVLADEINRTPPKTQAALLEAMQERSVTVAGHNYKLANPYFVLATQNPIEQEGTYPLPEAQLDRFMFSILLEYPSFQEEVDVVKNTTSDKSQQINALFSAEEIVEIQQLIRRIPVADNVVEYAVRLVGKTRPDSAEAPEFVKNYLDWGAGPRASQNLILAAKSHAAVNGKFSPDIEDVQAVAIGILRHRIIKNYKAEAEGISEEKIIRDLF
- a CDS encoding aconitate hydratase, translated to MAYDIDMIKKVYSQMAERVNTAREVVGKPLTLSEKILYSHLWDGAAKEAYQRGKDYVEFAPDRIACQDATAQMALLQFMQAGKKQVAVPTTVHCDHLIQAKMGAAIDLQAANKSSSEVFDFLESVSNKYGIGFWKPGAGIIHQVVLENYAFPGGMMIGTDSHTVNAGGLGMVAIGVGGADAVDVMAGMPWELKFPKLIGVKLTGKLSGWTSSKDVILKVAGILTVKGGTGSIIEYFGEGARSMSATGKGTICNMGAEVGATTSTFGYDESMSRYLKATDRADVADAANKIKEHLTGDDEVYANPEQYFDEVIEINLSELKPHLNGPFTPDLATPISEMAAKAKENDWPINVDWGLIGSCTNSSYEDLTRAASIAKQAVEKKVKAKSDFGINPGSEQIRFTAERDGLLKIFEDLDATIFTNACGPCIGQWDRSDRKGEEKNTIVHSFNRNFSKRADGNPNTHAFVGSPEMVAAIAISGRLDFDPTRDKLMNEDGEEVMLDEPTGIELPSDGFDVEEDGYVPPNEDGSSVEVKVAEDSERLQLLTPFEPWDGKNLTGAKLLIKAFGKCTTDHISMAGPWLRYRGHLDNISNNCLIGAINAFNKKTNFVKNQLTGEYDGVPAVQREYKKEGVPTVVVGDHNYGEGSSREHAAMEPRHLGVKVVLVKSFARIHETNLKKQGMLGLTFANEADYDLIQEDDTFNFIDLEDFAPDKQITVEIVHADGSKDTIKTNHTYNKPQIEWYKHGSALNLIKKQNAA
- a CDS encoding lycopene cyclase family protein, whose protein sequence is MIVPKYFYVIIGGGLAGLQLARQLSRDVFFKGKKIAVIDSDFSLPVKTWCFWEKGSGKWDELMTKSWKKGKFISSEDNIDLSLSPYNYKMINSAKYHQDLQKEIEQSGDIVFITDEIKEIDPVTMKAKGDKDTYSATHFFDSRVDPSYLESKKHNTIFQHFKGWEVETKEPVFNPDSFTMMDYRIKYPEATAFTYILPFTETKALVEYTFFTPFLTEDKVYDEMLQKYFQNILKTKDFEIKSTEAGVIPMTDFPFDKSNSRKITKIGTGGGWVKPSTGYSFKNTEKRIAKIIENIKSGKLPGENLINKKFRKYDAIFLDVLAQNNHKGEAIFSKFYTKNTPQDIFKYLDEETSVSEDIKIMLSLNNFDFVKSFFRKCL
- a CDS encoding sterol desaturase family protein → MDILFWILIFLATFAGMEGMAWFTHKYIMHGVLWKLHKDHHHKDHSHWWERNDLFFIFYALVSITFIMLWRFEDLWVGLPIGLGILAYGITYFAVHDIFIHQRFKIFRNAKNRYAKGIRRAHKMHHKHLGKDDGECFGMLFVPSKYFKK
- a CDS encoding phytoene/squalene synthase family protein — its product is MKAIFDNVSRACSKTVTHQYSTSFSTATRMLAPTIRQDIYNIYGFVRFADEIVDTFHDYDKEKLFNDFEVDLYKAIENKISLNPILNAFQETVHKYEIDRSLYHSFMKSMRLDLHKSDYLSVAEYKEYIYGSADVVGLMCLKVFVNGDNKKYEELKQSAMSLGSAFQKVNFLRDLKADFEDLSRSYFPGTNLAQLDEESKQRIIEEIEEDFKHGLNGIAHLPVEAKFGVYTAYIYYRKLLHKLKKVPSLEIRNSRVRVPDYQKAGLLAKSYISYRLKLI
- a CDS encoding PLDc N-terminal domain-containing protein, with product MIRTFIKYRVLVSVIFYILWGSDFITNVFGLSEEISTFLNWTAVAILFVFWLMILVDMVKQKLKNKAFWILSMFFVPFFAPVVYLFRRKNLLHLRNNKFTNSKLP
- a CDS encoding TlpA disulfide reductase family protein, with protein sequence MKKLFSNQWANIIFIVLILVMIIPQTRKPIQIVVNKIFAFSPSVTDEEDRKELETYNWTLETESGKKVDFAESKGKVIIVNYWATWCPPCIAEMPSFQELYTDYKDEVEFYFISGEDHETTNNFLKRKGYNFNSYRMLSEDPKPLDGYTLPSTYVIDKKGTIVVDKKGAADWNSQNFRNTLDQLLTD
- a CDS encoding peptidylprolyl isomerase — protein: MQLKMNILKSIIKTIGFVLAVLFGITGYSQDVIVTDSTSIQPEDEIAQNTVVEENTSERRKVDGIAAVIGDYIILDSDVDMMYKDMQSQGMSTADVTDCQLAGSLMENKLYAHHAIQDSIIVMDAEVNNYIDQQISEMVRQVGSIEKVLEFYNKENEAEFRSELFNLNKERQLASRMQQQIVEMVEITPEEVRAYYESISEDELPVFGEEVELSQIIVEPEIPESEKQKVIDRLNDFRADVLDNDASFATKAVLYSQDPGSAKDGGRISLSRKDNFVKEFKDVAFALQEGEVSEPFETEFGYHIIQVERIRGQNVDLRHILLIPDVTNASVEEAKAKIDSIRKRVDEGVLDFAEAAREFSDEEETKSDGGKLINPRTGDTRFELSKIDPKLYDDVGDLQEGELSLRIREQDRTGRPFYKLIMVNKRITEHEANYATDFTKIKELALRDKQLEVIEEWQKDKIGDTYIKVNGRFKDCEYSSNWLKK